In Fusobacterium sp., one genomic interval encodes:
- a CDS encoding HD domain-containing protein — translation MQEKNKKALEFIENLLELEMVKDLELFDDQGVKVSTHTYDVLKISIDELKRDYKNFSEARQRVDFFAMTVGIIIHDLSKGSIRKTEEKFSHSQMMLKKPEYITREADKVLKDVEEAIGAELNDTIRKNIIHIVLSHHGKWGKIQPNTKEAHIVHRADMYSAKYHRINPIGADKILELMSQGALLEEIAEKLNCTQGVVKDRLKRAKQELNLKNTKQLINYYKKNKKIPIGDNFFIQRVRETEKLKRMVDRKGFKNIMLESPLLPYFNDDIIFKKDKDK, via the coding sequence TTTTAGAATTAGAAATGGTAAAAGATTTGGAACTTTTTGATGACCAAGGTGTGAAAGTTTCAACTCATACCTATGATGTCTTGAAGATATCTATCGATGAACTCAAAAGAGATTATAAAAATTTTTCTGAAGCCAGGCAGAGAGTGGATTTTTTTGCTATGACAGTAGGAATAATAATCCATGATCTCAGTAAAGGAAGCATTAGAAAAACAGAAGAAAAATTTTCACATTCACAAATGATGCTAAAAAAACCTGAATATATAACAAGGGAAGCAGATAAAGTATTAAAAGATGTAGAGGAAGCTATTGGAGCAGAACTTAATGATACTATAAGAAAAAATATAATTCATATAGTATTATCCCATCATGGTAAATGGGGGAAGATACAACCTAATACAAAAGAAGCTCACATAGTTCATAGGGCTGATATGTATTCAGCAAAGTATCATAGAATAAATCCAATAGGTGCTGATAAAATACTGGAACTTATGTCTCAGGGAGCGTTGCTTGAAGAGATAGCAGAAAAATTGAACTGTACTCAGGGAGTAGTAAAAGATAGATTAAAAAGAGCTAAACAAGAACTTAATCTAAAAAATACAAAACAGCTTATAAATTATTATAAGAAAAACAAAAAAATTCCAATTGGAGATAATTTTTTTATTCAGAGAGTAAGAGAAACGGAAAAATTAAAAAGAATGGTAGATAGAAAGGGATTTAAAAACATAATGCTTGAAAGCCCACTTCTTCCATACTTTAATGATGATATAATTTTTAAAAAAGATAAAGATAAATAG
- the rsmI gene encoding 16S rRNA (cytidine(1402)-2'-O)-methyltransferase → MLYIVATPIGNLEDMTFRAIRTLKEVNYIFAEDTRVTRKLLNHYEIENIVYRYDEHTKMHQIANIINLLKEGKEIALVTDAGTPCISDPGYELVDAAHNEGIKVVPIPGASALTAAASAAGITMRRFCFEGFLPKKKGRQTLLKTLSQEERTIIIYESPFRIEKTLRDIEQFMGVKEVVIIREITKIYEEILRGTTTELIEKLAKNPIKGEIVFLIKGQED, encoded by the coding sequence ATGCTTTATATAGTAGCAACTCCAATAGGAAATCTTGAGGATATGACTTTCAGAGCAATTCGTACTTTGAAAGAAGTAAATTATATTTTTGCTGAAGATACAAGAGTTACAAGAAAGCTTTTAAATCATTATGAAATAGAAAATATAGTATATAGATATGATGAGCATACAAAGATGCATCAGATTGCAAATATAATAAATCTTTTAAAAGAAGGAAAAGAGATCGCTTTGGTAACAGATGCAGGAACACCATGTATATCAGATCCTGGATATGAGTTAGTAGATGCAGCTCATAATGAAGGAATAAAAGTTGTTCCAATTCCTGGAGCAAGTGCTTTAACAGCAGCAGCTTCAGCAGCTGGAATAACTATGAGAAGATTCTGTTTTGAAGGTTTTCTCCCTAAGAAAAAAGGGAGGCAGACACTTTTAAAAACTCTGTCACAGGAAGAAAGAACAATAATAATATATGAATCACCTTTTAGAATAGAAAAAACTTTAAGAGATATAGAACAGTTTATGGGAGTGAAAGAAGTAGTAATCATAAGGGAGATTACAAAAATATATGAAGAAATACTGAGAGGAACAACTACAGAGCTTATAGAAAAACTTGCCAAAAATCCAATAAAAGGTGAGATAGTTTTTCTTATCAAGGGGCAAGAAGATTAA
- a CDS encoding S41 family peptidase: MKKLFKNKIIVLLFSMIVFSNCFSANEDKSGFLSNIRELKELSDIMDILNENYVGEKKIDKKILLQGAVKGMLESLDDPHSNYFTKAELESFKEDLKGTYVGVGMVVQKRVNEPLTVVSPIEDGPAFKVGVKPKDKIIAIDGEATYKLTSEESVKKLKGEPNTKVKVTVYRESTKETKDIEIERAVVELKYVKHRMLDDKIGYLRLTQFGENVYPDVKKAMEELQKNNMKALVFDLRSNPGGALDQAIKISSMFLKEGRVVSVKSKEGTEQVSNREGKYYGDFPLVILINGGSASASEIVSGAIKDNKRGILVGEKSFGKGSVQTLIPLPDGDGMKLTIAKYYTPSGISIHGKGIEPDVVVEEKEGYMLFDSMVTNIDETETKENKKEIIKEIKGEEAAEKYSQHKDIQLDTAVGILKGLLLNKENSK, from the coding sequence ATGAAAAAGTTGTTTAAGAACAAAATAATAGTGCTGTTATTTTCAATGATTGTTTTTTCTAATTGTTTTTCAGCAAATGAAGATAAAAGTGGATTTCTTTCAAATATAAGAGAGTTGAAAGAACTTTCTGATATTATGGATATACTTAATGAAAATTATGTAGGTGAAAAGAAAATAGATAAAAAAATCCTCCTTCAAGGTGCAGTTAAAGGAATGTTAGAATCTTTAGATGATCCTCATTCAAATTATTTTACTAAAGCTGAGTTAGAAAGTTTTAAAGAAGATTTGAAAGGAACTTATGTAGGTGTTGGGATGGTAGTGCAAAAAAGGGTCAATGAACCTCTTACAGTAGTATCTCCAATAGAAGATGGACCAGCTTTTAAAGTTGGAGTAAAACCAAAAGATAAAATAATAGCTATTGATGGTGAAGCTACATATAAACTTACAAGTGAAGAAAGTGTGAAAAAACTTAAAGGTGAACCTAATACAAAAGTAAAAGTGACAGTATACAGAGAATCTACAAAAGAAACAAAAGATATAGAAATAGAAAGAGCTGTTGTAGAGCTTAAATATGTAAAACATAGAATGCTTGATGATAAAATTGGTTATTTGAGACTTACTCAATTTGGAGAAAATGTATATCCAGATGTAAAAAAAGCTATGGAAGAGCTGCAAAAAAATAATATGAAAGCTCTTGTATTTGATTTGAGAAGTAATCCAGGCGGAGCTCTGGATCAAGCTATAAAAATTTCTTCTATGTTTCTGAAAGAAGGAAGAGTAGTAAGTGTAAAATCTAAAGAGGGAACAGAGCAGGTATCTAATAGAGAAGGTAAATATTATGGAGATTTTCCTCTTGTTATTCTCATTAATGGAGGAAGTGCTTCTGCATCTGAGATTGTATCTGGAGCAATAAAAGATAATAAAAGGGGTATTCTTGTAGGAGAAAAATCTTTCGGAAAAGGAAGTGTACAAACTCTTATTCCATTACCAGATGGAGATGGAATGAAACTTACTATTGCTAAATATTATACTCCAAGTGGAATATCTATTCATGGAAAAGGAATAGAACCAGATGTAGTAGTAGAGGAAAAAGAAGGATATATGCTTTTTGATAGTATGGTAACTAATATAGATGAAACTGAAACAAAAGAAAATAAAAAAGAAATAATAAAAGAAATTAAAGGAGAAGAAGCAGCAGAAAAATATTCTCAACATAAAGATATACAATTAGATACAGCTGTAGGAATACTTAAAGGACTTCTTCTAAATAAAGAAAATAGCAAGTAG
- a CDS encoding NAD+ synthase: MEKLNIDLNVLEETLVNFLKEEVGKVGFNKVVLGLSGGIDSALVAFLAAKAFSPENVLGIMMPYKASSKESIEHAELVIKALGIRNKKIEITPMVEAYFNLESDMSSLRKGNKMARERMSILFDHSAKEKALVLGTSNKTEIMLGYSTQFGDSASAVNPIGDLYKTHVWNLSKHMGIPKELIEKKPSADLWEGQTDEQELGFSYKMADEILYRLIDERMTPEEIIREGFSKDTVETIIKKIKLSQYKRKLPTIAKVSRRTMGMEFRYPRDWGV; encoded by the coding sequence ATGGAAAAACTAAATATAGACTTAAATGTTTTGGAAGAAACTTTAGTCAATTTTTTGAAAGAAGAAGTAGGAAAAGTAGGATTTAATAAAGTAGTATTAGGATTGTCTGGAGGAATAGATTCGGCTCTTGTAGCATTTCTTGCAGCTAAGGCATTTAGCCCTGAAAATGTTTTAGGGATAATGATGCCATATAAAGCTTCGAGCAAAGAAAGCATTGAACATGCAGAACTTGTAATAAAAGCTTTAGGAATAAGAAATAAAAAAATAGAGATAACACCAATGGTAGAGGCTTATTTTAATTTAGAATCAGATATGAGCAGCCTTAGAAAGGGTAATAAAATGGCTAGAGAGAGAATGTCTATACTTTTTGATCATTCAGCTAAAGAAAAAGCTTTAGTGCTTGGAACTTCTAATAAAACTGAAATAATGTTAGGGTATAGTACTCAATTTGGAGATTCAGCTTCAGCAGTTAACCCAATAGGTGATTTATATAAAACACATGTGTGGAATTTATCAAAACATATGGGAATACCAAAAGAGCTTATTGAAAAAAAACCGAGTGCTGATTTATGGGAAGGGCAAACTGATGAACAAGAACTTGGATTTTCATATAAAATGGCGGATGAAATATTATATAGACTTATAGATGAAAGAATGACTCCAGAAGAAATAATCAGAGAAGGATTTTCTAAAGATACTGTAGAAACAATAATCAAAAAAATAAAACTTTCACAATATAAAAGAAAACTACCAACAATAGCTAAGGTGTCAAGAAGAACTATGGGAATGGAATTCAGATATCCTAGAGATTGGGGAGTATAG
- the ylqF gene encoding ribosome biogenesis GTPase YlqF codes for MSMTKINWYPGHMKKTKDLIKENMQLIDIVLEVVDARIPLSSKNPDISGLAKNKKRVIVLNKSDLVEKSEILYWKKYFKENNMADEVLEISAETGFNIKALYSIIDKVSAEKKEKMKAKGLRKVNTRLMVVGIPNVGKSRLINRIVGKSSAGVGNKPGFTRGKQWVRIKEGLELLDTPGILWPKFESDEVGQNLAITGAIRDEILPIEDISCILISKMIKYGLWNILKERYKLLDEDKSEIMGEILEKIALRNKMFNKGENLNIQQAAYTVLRDYRNCRLSKFGLDK; via the coding sequence ATGTCAATGACAAAAATAAATTGGTATCCAGGTCATATGAAGAAAACAAAAGACCTGATAAAAGAAAATATGCAGCTGATAGATATAGTTCTAGAAGTAGTGGATGCAAGAATACCTTTATCCAGCAAAAATCCTGATATTTCAGGTCTTGCTAAGAATAAAAAAAGAGTTATAGTTTTAAATAAATCTGATCTTGTGGAAAAGTCAGAAATATTATATTGGAAAAAATATTTTAAAGAAAATAATATGGCTGATGAAGTTCTTGAAATCAGTGCAGAAACTGGTTTCAATATAAAAGCACTTTACTCTATTATAGATAAGGTATCAGCTGAAAAAAAAGAAAAAATGAAAGCTAAAGGTTTAAGAAAAGTAAATACAAGATTAATGGTAGTAGGTATACCAAATGTAGGGAAATCGAGACTTATTAATAGAATTGTAGGAAAAAGCAGTGCTGGAGTAGGAAATAAACCTGGATTTACTAGAGGAAAACAATGGGTAAGAATAAAAGAAGGATTGGAGTTATTAGACACTCCAGGAATTTTATGGCCTAAATTTGAAAGTGATGAAGTTGGGCAAAATTTAGCAATAACTGGAGCAATAAGAGATGAAATACTTCCAATAGAAGATATTTCTTGTATTTTAATTTCAAAAATGATTAAATATGGATTATGGAATATTCTTAAAGAAAGATATAAACTATTAGATGAGGATAAAAGTGAAATTATGGGTGAGATTCTTGAAAAGATAGCTCTTAGAAATAAGATGTTCAATAAAGGAGAAAATCTTAATATTCAACAAGCAGCATATACAGTTCTTAGAGATTATAGAAATTGTAGATTAAGTAAATTTGGTTTGGACAAGTAA
- a CDS encoding TlyA family RNA methyltransferase: MKERLDILLVKNGFFESKEQAQRAIMAGLVIVDNKKIDKSGTFIKLDKEPVIRIKGEMSKYVSRGGLKLEKALQVFGMKLTGKLILDVGASTGGFTDCSLQNGAEFVYAMDVGTNQLDWKLRNHNKVKAIENTHIKDLTENELDNRKMDYIVMDVSFISITKVLEHLIKFCQPETKLMALIKPQFEVGREHIEKGGIVKDSMQHIEAVKKVIKEGEKNKFYIEGLDFSPITGTKGNIEYISIFGLKVENKKNIDIDGIVKNGRNLGGAV, translated from the coding sequence ATGAAAGAGAGATTAGACATTCTCTTAGTAAAAAATGGGTTTTTTGAAAGTAAAGAGCAGGCTCAGAGAGCTATAATGGCTGGATTGGTAATAGTAGATAATAAAAAAATAGACAAGAGCGGAACTTTTATAAAATTAGATAAAGAGCCTGTTATAAGAATAAAAGGAGAAATGTCTAAATATGTAAGCAGAGGTGGATTAAAACTTGAAAAAGCCTTACAAGTATTTGGAATGAAACTTACTGGAAAGTTAATCCTTGATGTAGGAGCTTCAACAGGAGGCTTTACAGATTGTTCACTTCAAAATGGAGCTGAATTTGTATATGCAATGGATGTAGGAACTAACCAACTTGATTGGAAACTTCGAAATCATAATAAAGTAAAAGCTATAGAAAATACTCATATAAAAGATTTAACAGAAAATGAATTAGATAATAGAAAAATGGATTATATAGTAATGGATGTTTCTTTTATATCTATAACAAAGGTATTAGAACATTTGATAAAATTTTGTCAGCCAGAGACTAAACTTATGGCTTTAATCAAGCCTCAATTTGAGGTAGGCAGAGAACATATAGAAAAAGGTGGGATAGTAAAGGATAGTATGCAGCATATAGAAGCTGTGAAAAAAGTTATTAAAGAGGGAGAAAAGAATAAATTTTATATTGAAGGATTAGATTTTTCCCCAATAACAGGAACAAAAGGGAACATAGAGTATATATCAATATTTGGACTTAAAGTTGAAAATAAAAAAAATATAGATATAGATGGGATTGTCAAAAATGGTAGGAATTTAGGAGGAGCTGTATGA